A section of the Pseudorasbora parva isolate DD20220531a chromosome 2, ASM2467924v1, whole genome shotgun sequence genome encodes:
- the aatka gene encoding serine/threonine-protein kinase LMTK1 isoform X2: MLACLCCKKGDISFKEFENTEGEEGQANLSSLASPSSQNDPEVYILPLTEVSLPVSKQPNKSFQHLKSTDLGRHSLLYIKEMGHGWFGKVLLGEVNAGLSSTQVVVKELKASASVQEQMQFLEEVQPYRVLQHPALLQCLSQCSEVTPYLLVMEHCPLGDVKGYLRSCRATDSVTPDPLILQRMACEIASGLLYLHKHNYIHSDLALRNCLLTSELAVKIGDYGLSHSKYKDDYYVTADQIWVPLRWIAPELIDEVHGNLLVVDQTKASNVWSLGVTIWELFELGNQPYRHYSDRQVLTYAVKEQQLKLPKPLLKVPLCERWYEVMQFCWLQSEQRPVVEEVHLLLSYLCAKGTTEAEEDFEQRWNSLRPSLGSNSSHRTPAPEVASSTSSSFPLLEHFSMADSFQSENGDDILTVTETSHGLNFEYKWEQAQAEQPYCSSSASGPLGKNNPHYQDVYYPLSNSKGTCKGESLPLGVSPSYYGSDHPGVVPVLSAHSPSVSSEYYIRIEEPVECNINLEETNLDYSPRVEASNSSMYSTDRRSPVGSQPNSYWSAAKESISNDYDSDSSLNMEPLQRRVPNLVETSQSESYFSSNDRQNLQCEESPQAEPDVHLIRGYSSDSNQQRRGSGSLCHRLEAVEESPLGISVSLSSPSLAYCDPYLESNQRTAERSMANEAYYDMMGPMQKSVPRPHYMSIDIDAGDGLLLGMGSANPEDDDDLFSQNMLTNWNSNHSANNNSLSDRTQAVGFRDAYLDLRHPTPSSHVESLKTRALETSNSCTYNCIDSLKVHSYMEATDSTPTTSNLHTDSEGGEYLHLCPEGTQDVESSSKCHSVTESQHINTRQKNIAHKHIKNNTSDFHVGGYSRTNPSTLPKDIVVTTENMLLETRISPAQNMKLETGGSAGVFVKMVSCPKDLPKSVSECNHLTDSGMVPNYSSISLVEINDCTDIPSGVLTDYPLDYAEVGNIELTHRPLQRETGSRHCEDIINLASSSSPCEAFSPDSYHTSIQPKSLDSGYDTENNESPEFILKDLDGNPTLSTSVESDECDMVLQMDLDEDVNVMLLHPPSSHTPLISLGERNQYRDSAYFSDYDVENDKSPSEGGSNFFNRQDEEDIFELKAENEGSEKTVRKEGHSMECEHGNNISVTKDNNFALNAHKMCLKKTNPNSSPTLVPMISMLSPFPPEMGGCLTKEATPDDGIGLESDHSGEEPNTECYSSTVSEGSSSTQEASGVEEPSNGDFRDFSSAESLGSDCIIVDFSGEIIQTEEQEACNKGDNPELPREGHNEEKEDEDSVEKCGIGQAFSQSKRDDSLESVLPALPEDLDVPAPLGNGEDGDEEDSEDSDESDEELRSYNIQEQSDESDDEFPVVPVIVSDRSSVRHLRSLLKMPSILTQSFCDELESKKKAVSFFDDVTVFLFDQESPTGELGDYSFPVEVEPNGQASEVELPQPQDRVTAPEESPGRNFSEESGAFEWQDDFPLMPSPSSSEPGSDEITTPPNSPVKSPDEKPAPLSRFSVSRFSITHVSDSDVDSMGGNSENGAQE; encoded by the exons TTCAGCACCTGAAGTCTACAGATCTCGGACGCCACAGCCTCCTCTACATAAAAGAAATGGGACATGGCTGGTTTGGCAAG GTTTTGCTGGGGGAGGTGAATGCTGGACTCAGCTCCACACAGGTGGTGGTTAAGGAGCTGAAGGCCAGTGCCAGTGTACAGGAGCAGATGCAGTTCCTGGAAGAGGTCCAACCTTACCG GGTGCTCCAGCATCCAGCCCTTCTGCAGTGTCTGTCCCAGTGTTCAGAAGTCACGCCCTACCTGCTGGTTATGGAGCACTGTCCCCTG GGTGATGTTAAAGGATATCTACGTAGCTGTCGGGCCACCGACTCAGTGACCCCTGACCCTTTGATCCTCCAGCGGATGGCATGCGAGATTGCTTCTGGTCTGCTGTACCTTCACAAACACAATTACATTCACAG TGACCTGGCCCTCAGGAACTGCCTGTTGACCTCAGAGCTGGCAGTGAAAATTGGAGACTATGGCCTCAGCCACAGTAAGTACAAG GATGACTATTATGTAACAGCAGATCAAATATGGGTTCCTTTACGCTGGATTGCCCCTGAACTTATTGATGAAGTCCACGGCAATCTCTTAGTTGTGGACCAAACCAAAGCCAGCAATGTCTG GTCACTGGGTGTGACAATATGGGAGTTGTTTGAACTGGGGAACCAGCCTTACAGGCACTATTCTGATAGGCAGGTTTTAACATATGCTGTAAAGGAACAGCAGCTCAAACTGCCAAAGCCCCTGCTGAAAGTGCCTCTGTGTGAACGCTG gtatgaggtaatgcagttCTGTTGGCTGCAGTCTGAGCAGAGACCTGTCGTGGAGGAAGTCCATCTACTGCTAAGTTATCTGTGTGCTAAGGGTACCACTGAGGCTGAAGAAGACTTTGAGCAGCGCTGGAACTCTCTCAGGCCAAGTCTGGGCTCCAACAGCTCTCACAGGACACCTGCACCTGAAGTAGCTTCTTCAACTTCCTCTTCATTTCCTCTACTTGAACACTTCTCTATGGCAGACAGCTTCCAGTCTGAGAATGGGGACGATATATTGACAGTAACTGAGACCAGCCATGGGCTCAACTTTGAGTATAAATGGGAGCAGGCACAAGCCGAGCAGCCCTACTGCTCCTCTTCAGCTAGTGGACCATTGGGAAAGAATAATCCCCATTACCAGGATGTGTATTATCCACTCAGCAACTCCAAAGGTACCTGCAAGGGAGAGAGTCTCCCTCTCGGGGTCTCTCCATCCTACTATGGGTCAGACCATCCAGGGGTGGTTCCAGTGCTGAGTGCACACAGCCCCTCAGTAAGTAGTGAGTACTACATCCGCATTGAGGAACCAGTTGAGTGCAACATTAACTTAGAAGAAACCAATCTTGATTACAGCCCGAGAGTTGAAGCCAGCAACAGCAGCATGTATTCTACGGACAGAAGGAGCCCCGTTGGGTCTCAGCCAAACAGCTACTGGTCAGCAGCTAAAGAATCCATCAGTAATGATTATGATTCAGATAGTAGCCTAAACATGGAGCCACTCCAAAGAAGAGTTCCAAACTTGGTAGAGACTAGCCAGTCAGAATCATATTTCTCTTCTAATGACAGGCAAAATTTACAGTGTGAAGAGTCACCTCAAGCAGAGCCAGATGTTCATTTGATAAGAGGGTATAGTTCAGACTCTAATCAGCAGAGAAGAGGGTCGGGAAGTCTCTGCCATAGACTGGAGGCGGTAGAGGAGAGCCCACTTGGCATTTCAGTCTCTCTTAGTAGTCCCAGCTTGGCTTATTGTGATCCATACCTTGAGTCTAACCAGAGAACTGCAGAAAGAAGTATGGCCAATGAGGCCTATTATGACATGATGGGCCCCATGCAAAAGAGTGTTCCCAGACCCCACTACATGAGTATTGATATTGATGCTGGTGATGGCCTTCTTTTGGGGATGGGGAGTGCCAATccagaagatgatgatgatctgTTTTCTCAGAACATGTTGACTAACTGGAACTCCAACCACTCAGCAAACAACAACAGTTTAAGTGATCGTACACAAGCTGTGGGTTTTCGAGATGCATATCTTGATTTACGTCATCCAACACCCTCTTCTCATGTCGAGAGTTTGAAAACAAGAGCTTTGGAAACAAGCAACAGTTGTACATATAATTGCATTGATTCTCTCAAAGTCCACTCGTACATGGAAGCCACAGATAGTACACCCACCACTAGCAACCTTCACACTGACTCAGAGGGTGGTGAGTACCTACATTTATGCCCTGAAGGTACTCAGGATGTTGAATCATCTTCCAAATGTCATTCTGTCACAGAAAGTCAACATATTAATACACGGCAGAAGAACATTGCTCATAAACATATCAAAAACAATACATCAGACTTCCATGTAGGAGGTTACAGCAGAACAAATCCATCAACTCTTCCAAAAGATATTGTAGTGACTACAGAAAACATGTTACTCGAGACAAGGATATCCCCTGCACAAAATATGAAACTTGAGACTGGTGGTTCTGCTGGAGTGTTTGTAAAAATGGTGTCATGCCCTAAGGATCTGCCTAAGAGTGTCTCAGAGTGTAACCATTTGACAGACAGCGGGATGGTGCCCAACTACTCCAGTATCAGTCTGGTGGAAATTAATGACTGCACTGATATCCCCTCTGGAGTTCTTACAGATTATCCCTTGGACTATGCAGAGGTGGGCAATATTGAACTGACTCATAGACCGTTACAGCGGGAGACTGGGTCCAGACACTGTGAGGACATAATTAATCTTGCCTCTAGCAGCAGTCCATGTGAGGCCTTCAGCCCCGATAGTTATCACACATCCATTCAGCCGAAGTCCCTAGACAGTGGCTATGACACAGAGAACAATGAATCCCCAGAGTTTATCCTGAAAGACCTTGATGGGAATCCAACCCTTAGCACCAGTGTAGAATCAGATGAGTGTGACATGGTGCTCCAGATGGACCTAGATGAAGATGTCAATGTAATGCTCCTGCATCCACCCAGCAGTCATACACCACTGATCAGCCTTGGTGAGAGGAATCAGTACAGAGACTCTGCTTATTTTTCTGACTATGACGTGGAGAACGACAAGAGCCCCAGTGAAGGGGGTAGCAACTTTTTCAATCGCCAAGATGAGGAAGATATCTTTGAGCTCAAAGCGGAAAATGAGGGCTCAGAAAAGACAGTTAGGAAAGAAGGACATAGCATGGAGTGTGAGCATGGAAATAACATCTCTGTGACAAAGGACAACAATTTTGCCCTTAATGCTCATAAAATGTGTCTTAAAAAGACAAATCCAAATTCATCACCTACACTGGTTCCGATGATTTCCATGCTTTCTCCCTTTCCTCCAGAGATGGGGGGATGCTTGACAAAGGAGGCAACTCCAGATGATGGTATTGGGCTGGAATCTGATCACTCTGGAGAGGAACCAAACACTGAATGCTACTCTTCCACAGTGTCTGAAGGTTCTTCCTCGACACAGGAGGCATCGGGTGTGGAGGAGCCGTCTAACGGAGATTTCAGAGATTTTTCCTCAGCAGAGTCACTAGGTTCAGATTGTATCATAGTAGACTTCAGTGGGGAGATAATCCAAACAGAGGAGCAAGAGGCCTGTAACAAAGGGGACAATCCAGAGCTTCCAAGGGAAGGACACAATGAGGAAAAGGAAGATGAGGATTCAGTGGAAAAATGTGGCATAGGTCAAGCCTTTTCACAATCAAAGCGTGATGATTCCTTGGAGAGCGTTCTACCAGCCTTGCCAGAAGACCTTGATGTCCCAGCTCCACTGGGGAACGGAGAAGATGGAGATGAGGAGGATTCTGAGGATAGTGATGAGTCCGATGAAGAACTTCGTAGCTACAACATACAGGAGCAGAGTGATGAAAGTGATGACGAGTTCCCCGTGGTGCCTGTCATTGTGAGCGACCGTAGCAGTGTGCGGCATCTACGCAGCCTCCTCAAAATGCCCTCCATACTTACGCAGTCCTTCTGCGATGAACTGGAGAGCAAGAAAAAAGCGGTGTCATTCTTTGATGATGTCACTGTGTTTCTGTTCGACCAG GAGAGCCCCACAGGTGAGCTTGGGGACTACAGTTTTCCTGTGGAGGTAGAACCTAACGGCCAGGCTTCAGAAGTGGAGCTTCCACAACCCCAAGATAGGGTCACTGCCCCTGAGGAGTCACCAGGAAGGAATTTCTCAGAAGAAA GTGGTGCGTTTGAGTGGCAAGATGATTTTCCGTTGATGCCAAGTCCTTCATCATCTGAACCTGGCTCTGATGAAATTACAACTCCACCCAACTCTCCCGTCAAGTCTCCAGATGAAAAACCAGCACCGCTTTCCCGATTTAGCGTCTCTCGTTTCTCCATTACGCATGTGTCAGACTCTGATGTGGACTCCATGGGAG GTAACAGTGAGAATGGAGCCCAGGAGTAA